The Nicotiana tomentosiformis chromosome 2, ASM39032v3, whole genome shotgun sequence genome includes the window TCCTACCTGGCTCTTCTGTTCTGGAACCAGACTTCAACCTGACGAGGCCTTAGATTCAGATTCCTGGCTAATTCCTGTTTTTGCTTCTGCATAATTATAAACGTACAGAAATGGATCTATATTAGATGTTACGTGTGCGTATAcccatcaaaagaaagaaaatatatagGGGGATAATCAAGAAAAGTAGAAGGAGAGCTTACAGGATTGAGAGTACTGTGTTGCTTGAAGCTTTCCTCTAGAAGGGCAGATTGTGCTTTAGTGAGCCTAAGTTTCTTCCTAGCGTTAGAaccatcatcatcttcatcgctAACTCTTGAGGAAAGTCTCTCTACCTCTGTCGTTGTCTCTTCACTCCCAACATCTCTCTCCCTTTTCACGCTAGCATTAGAGTAGGAGGAAGCTGCACTATCTTGTCGATACAAATCAACCGATTGATGATCATTCGGTCCCCTTGTAACATTATTAACCTTCTTAACTGCCTCTTGTTTTTCATAAGTATGATCGCCGGAAAGGCTTAACCTTAGTGACGGTTCAAAGCTAAGAGATGGCCCTTTGTCCAGTACGACTGGTGCTATTTTTGTTGATTTCTGATCAGCCGTTGTGGAAAAACCTAATCCTAAAACCAGGCCTGTGCTAGAAATATCATCAAAACTACCCATCTAGGTGTGAAAAGAAGACCAGTGAGGAGAAATGTTGAATTGAAGAGAAAGAGAAACAAGTGTTAACTTTAGTTTTTCTTGTGAGGAATGGTGGAAAAGAGAGGAGTGGTGGGATATATATTGTAAGAGACTTGGGGCTAGCTAATTAGGCGTAGCTTGGGTTTGTTGAAATGTATAAAGTGAGAGTCTTTGAAGGGTAACTGAGGAATAAGACTTTTGTGTCTGTGTTCTGGGGTTGGATGTGTGGTGAGTTGGTGGGTGGGTGGTCTATCTATCTATGATTAATAATCAAAGGAGTGAATAAGTAGTGTGTAGGAATTATTAAAAGTCCATTTCTTTATCTCTTCATAGGTTGACCATTTGAACCCCACTACTGTTAAGTGTTATCTCTCTccattataatataatataatactgACCAAAAAGCGAGGAAACTAACCCACCCTCCCCACAATTTAACCAAACAAGGATACGCTCTCTCTCATTACTTGAActtttggaataccaaaagaataAATGCATAGAATGAATTACGTGGATTCACATGGAAATGGAGAATCATTCGTCTTCCCTTCGCCACCCATCACCAGCACCagcttttgttctttttcttacGATTCTTTCGCGTTTTATtcaatctttttcttctttttttttaactttATCCATTATTTACTTATATCATCATATTTCTGATTATTAATAATACATGTATCAATCATGAACCAAGTTGTGTGTCAGCAGCCATGAGGCACCCATCACAATTGTTACTAATTAGGTATAGCCCCATAACCGtgttaattaattataattcaCCTAAGTAGTCTTAGAATTTTTCCAACTTGTATACCTGATCTTCTCCAAGATATTTATTTCCCTAGAAGTCCTTTAAGAACTCTTATGTTATTTAATTACCAACACTAAGAAATCATAT containing:
- the LOC104089649 gene encoding homeobox-leucine zipper protein HAT22; this translates as MGSFDDISSTGLVLGLGFSTTADQKSTKIAPVVLDKGPSLSFEPSLRLSLSGDHTYEKQEAVKKVNNVTRGPNDHQSVDLYRQDSAASSYSNASVKRERDVGSEETTTEVERLSSRVSDEDDDGSNARKKLRLTKAQSALLEESFKQHSTLNPKQKQELARNLNLRPRQVEVWFQNRRARTKLKQTEVDCEFLKKCCETLTEENRRLHKELQELKAVKIAQPLYMQLPAATLTMCPSCERIGGVGENPSKNPFTLAQKPYFYNSFTNPSAAC